Within Staphylococcus sp. NRL 16/872, the genomic segment GCCACATGATTGAAGCACTTCAAAAAGCCAATGTGACAAACATTATCGCTGAAGTACGTGACCATGTATTTATCAATAACCATGACCCACGTTTGTTTGAAGGCTTTTCAATGGGAAATCCTAAAATTCAAACGGGTAATTTATTAGAAGAATTAGATGAAGCCCCTACTTCTATTCTGGTCGAGGCGGAAGAAGTCAATATTCCACGTATCAAACAAATGCTGACTCGCTTCTATGCTGAGAATATTGAACACCGTCGTTGGGGCGCACCATTTCCTGTTATTGAAATCGTGAAACGTGGTATTAGTAAAGCACGTGGGATCGATCATGTGAAAGACTATTTAAATATCGACCCATCTCATATTATCGCTTTCGGTGATGAAGATAATGATATCGAAATGATTAAATATGCTAAATATGGAATCGCTATGGATAACGGTTTAGATGACTTAAAACATATCGCCAACCATATTACGCATTCTAATAATGAAGATGGTATTGGACGTTATCTCAACGATTTCTTTGAACTAAATATTCCTTATAAAGGATAAACGTTGATAGAGAGTGAGGTCGGGACAAAAGCGTTTAGGATTTGAGCAGAACCGAACAATGAGCAAAATTGTTTCTCAAATTTTGTCGAGTTGTGACGGCAACCCCAGCTTTCTTTGCTTGTAGATTTTCTTTTTGAAAATCTCTGTGCTGAGGGCCCCTCTGCCGAAAATCCTGCTTTTGGGACGCCGTTAATCGGTTTCCCAGAGCATAAATTCTTTATGTCTCAACCTCACTATTTTTATGACATAGATAATGGAGGATTATATATGACTAAGATAATTGTTGTCGGCGCTGTGGCGGGTGGTGCAACGTGTGCTAGCCAGATTCGTCGACTAGATGAAGACAGTGACATTATTATTTTTGAAAAGGACCGCGACATGAGTTTCGCAAATTGTGGCCTGCCTTACTACATCGGTAACGTTATAACTGAACGCGGGGATGTCTTACCTCTTACGCCTGAAAAGTTTAAAGATAAGAAAAACATTACTGTGAAAACGTATCATGAAGTAATTAGTATAGATGATAAAGCGCAAATAGTAAGTGTATTAAATCATCAAACTGGCGAAACATTTGAAGAATCATATGACAAATTAATTTTAAGTCCTGGTGCGAGCGCAAATCGATTAGGATTCGACAGTGACATGATCTTCACATTGCGTAACATGGAAGATACTGATGCAATCGATGACTATATTAAACAATATAAAGTAAAAAAAGCCTTAGTTGTAGGTGCAGGTTATATTTCTTTAGAAGTTGTAGAGAATTTGCATCATCGTGGTTTAAATGTGACATTGATTCATCGCTCTGAAAAGGTAAATAAATTAATGGATCAAGATATGAACCAACCTATTTTTGATGAACTTGAAGCTAACAACATTTCTTATCGTTTAAATGAAGAAATTGAAACAATTGAAGGTAAAACAGTAACTTTTAAATCTGGTAAAAAAGAAGATTATGATTTAATTATCGAAGGCGTGGGTACCCACCCTAATACCAAGTTCTTGAACTCATCAAATGTCGAGTTAGATGACAAAGGATTTATTCCAGTAAATGATAAATTTGAAACGAATATTTCTAATATTTATGCTCTAGGTGATGCAATCACATCTCATTATCGTCATGTAGATTTATCAGCACAAGTACCATTAGCCTGGGGTGCGCATCGAGGTGCAAGCATAATTGCAGAACAACTCGCTGGTCATAAAGACATTACGTTTAAAGGTTACCTTGGCGCAAATATTGTGAAATTCTTTGGCTATACTTTCGCTAGTGTTGGAGTAACGCCTTCAGAATTAGATAACTTTAACTATAGAATGGTTGAGTTAAAGAGTGGTGCTCATGCAGGTTATTACCCAGGGAATAGCGTATTGCATTTACGCGTTTATTTTAATAAAGAGAATAGACAATTATTACGTGCAGCTGCCATAGGTAAAAAAGGTGCAGATAAACGTATAGATATTTTATCTATGGCGATGATGACGGGCGTTACTGTAGATGAACTTACAGAATTTGAAGTAGCTTATGCCCCACCGTATAGTCATCCTAAAGATTTAATCAATATGATTGGTTATAAAGCTCGCGATATTAAATAAAAATAAAAACTCGAAGCCATGAGATACCACTCCTGTTAAGGACTATCTAGTGACTTCGAGTTTTTATATTATTTATTTTTTAAAATTACCCTAAACCAAACATCTTAGTTAATGGTCCCCATGGTAAAATAACACCTAATACCATTGTTATAATGATTAACACAATTGTTGACCAGAATAAACCATGACTTGCTTCGCCTTTTTTTCTTTTAGCAATCGAAACTTCCATTAAAGCTACGACGCCAAGACCACAAAGCATTTTTAACGTTAGCAACATATGATTGCCACCCTCGCCATGGCTCGCTGCCATAAACTCTTGAATTAAGAGCCAGAAACCTGAAAACAATGTGAGTAACATAAATACTCTTAATGCCATTTGTATTGGTTTAAACATTGGTGTCGGACCTTGTTTTTTAGAAATATGTAAAAATGCAATAACATATAACACAATTGTTAATACCCAACTTAAAATATGCATATGTAACAAGACAAATCCCCCCATACTTATTATTAATTTTACCTCAATATCATAACATATATTGATAGCATTCTTGTAATTAAAAAAGGTCGCCATTAGGGCGACCTTTCAGAGGTTATAGAATAATATATTATTCGCTATCTTTAGCAATATACGTTGTTAACGTACCGATATTATCGATTGTAACTTTAACTTCATCTCCAGGTTGTAAGAATTGAGGTGGTTGTAATCCTGCACCTACACCAGCTGGCGTACCAGTAGCAATAATATCACCTGGATGTAAAGCAACATATTTAGAAATTTCTTCAATTAAATCATCAATTTTAGTAATCATTTGGCTTGTATTGCCATCTTGACGAATTTCATTGTTAACTTTAGTCACGATGTTAACATTTTCTGGTGTTGGAAGTTCATCTTTAGTTACGATGTAAGGTCCCATTGGGCAACCACCAGTTAAACTTTTAGATAAGAATGCTTGGTCTTGTGCTTGTTGCGCAGTACGATCAGTAATATCATTAATGATTGTATAACCGTAAATATAATCAAGCGCTAAAGCTTTCGGAATTTTCTCTCCGGCTTTACCAATTACAATACCAAGTTCGCCCTCGTAGTCTAATTGGTCTGTGATATCTTTATGATTTGGAATTGTTGCTTCGTCACCAGTTAATGATGAAGCGGCTTTCGTAAATACATATAAGCGCTCAACTTCATGATTTAATTCACTTGCATGATCTTTATAATTACGGCCAAATGCAATAACATTATTTGGAGGCGTAACGGGAGGTAAGAATTCAACATCGTTAAACGCAATCTTGTAGTTATCTGCTTTACCACTATCTTCAGCAGCAACAACAGCTTTACGTACTTCTTCTTGGAAATCTAACGTTTGGTTTTGTTGTAAACCTTCTAACAATGTTTTCGGATGGAAATCACCTTCACCAAATTCAGCGAAAACTTGTTTTAAATCCCATACTGCGTCTTCACGCTTAACTTTAACGCCATATGATTCAGCGTCATTATACTTGAATGATAAGAACTTCATTCATTATCAACTCCTCATCTATATCTTAGTTCATATTATAACTTTAAACATAATTAAATCACAAATATATCTGTCTGAAATTTTAGAAATTTAGCATATTCAATTCTTTTTTTAAAGTAATATGAACTCATTTATCCATTTAGATAATACATATCACAGCCCATACTTTTCGCTTTTTATTCGTCTTCATCTACGCTTATTTCTTCATATTGGAAGAAATAAAGTGAACCTGAAACTTTTGTTCCCAATATCGTTTCTAAAGTATTTTGATAATATTTCATTTGGATTTTATATTTCTCGCGAAGTTGCTGACCTATTTCTTCTTCTGTCATCCCTCTTCGTTTATTAAAGGCATCCGTTTTATAATCCACAAAATAATATTGACCATCTTTTAAATAAATTAAGTCAATCATTCCTTGTATGATAGACACATCTTCATCTGGCATTTCGTCTACCTTTGCTTGATTAACCACAAAAGGTAATTCTCTAAACACTTTATCAGCTTGAGCAATTTTTATATACAAATTACTTCTAACAAATTTCATGACTTCTTCAAATTGAATATCTTGTTTCGCATCTGCTTCAATAATATGTTTCTCTATTAAACTATCAATATAGTCATTTAACTCCGTTTCTGTTAAACGTTCTTCTTTAAATGGTAAATGTTGCATGACGGTATGCATTAATGTCCCTATTTCATTTGCTTTACGTTTTTTATTCTGTCTTAAGAAATGTGGACGTTCATAAGTTGCTACGCCAATGCGATATTGTCTTACTCTTTCATAGCTTGTACCACTTTCCTCTGTTTCAAGTTGACGTTTCAACTCAGACACGGATTGTTTTGACGGTTTTTTCGTATCTTTAAGATATGGATATTTAAAAGCTAACTGAGCGTTGATTTGTTGTTTTAAACTATCGTCGTTAGTGCCACTTGTTTCTATATCTTCTACTGTTCTATGTTCATTTTTTTGACCTTCATTTTTAAAAGTAAGGTCATCGAAATAAACAGTTTTAATGTCCACTGAGGGATATAAACTGTCATCTAAATTATCAATAGATGTTTCAAATTGAAGCTCAGGTACTAATGATGTAGATTGATGTTTAGCTAAAATGCCATAAATTAAGTCAAACGGCTTTGCCACAGACAAACGTTTATGTAGTGCAATACGTTGATTGGTAATTGGAAAACGTTCAAATTTAGCTAAAGTTTCTTCTTTATCGACGGAGCCTATTAATATAAGCTGCTCTTTTGCACGGGTTAAAGCTACATAAATTAAACGCATTTCTTCAGAAATTAATTCCTTTTCAATAATTGATTTAATCACTACTGAAGATAAAGAAGGAAACGCGATATTTTCTTCTAAGTCATAGTAGTCCATACCTAAGCCAAACTTCTGATTAAGTACAAGAGGCTGACGTATATCCCCTTTATTAAATTCTTTTGATAGACCTGAATAAATAACAAATGGAAATTCTAACCCTTTACTACTATGAACCGTCATCATTCGTACGACATTATCATTAGGACCAATGACATTTTCTTCACCAAAATCTTTATTACGTTCAATAAGTTCATCAATAAATCGAATGAATTGGTACAGCCCTCTAAAACTTGAATTTTCAAATTCAATTGCTTTATTAAATAAACCATATAAGTTAGCGCGTCTGCCTTTTCCACCTACTAAACCACTAAAGTATTGGATGACATAATGATCATTATAAAATTTATCGATGAGTTGATATACAGGATGTTCTTGACTATAGTCTTGATATCGAGATAAATCATCTAAGAAGCGTTGTAATTTCTCTTTCAATGCCGGTTGCGCATTGTCATCTTGTAGATAATGCATGATGGATTGATAGAAATAATCATCATGCGCACTGACCACGCGAATGTGCGCTAACTCATCTTCTGTAAATTGATAAATTACTGAACGCATTAAGCCAACTAAATAAATATCTTGTAATGGATTATCAATCGTTCTTAGAAAAGATAATACTAAACGGACTTCTGTTTGCTCAAAGTAACCTTCCTTGCTTTTAACATGAAATGGAATGCCATGATCTTTAAAAGCTTGTTGCAAGTTACGTGCATTGCTTAAGCCTCGCTCTAAAATAACGATATCTTTGAATGTAGCTTGACGATATGACTCCGTTTTAATGTCATAAACAAGTTTGTTCTCAATAATATCTTCTACTTGTTTGACAATGTATTGCGCTTCTTGTTCTGCTTTATCTAAATCATTGTCTGCACTACTAGACTTAATAAGTGCATGTAATTCGAGTGGCATCGATTTATCTGAATACTTTGTCGCACCAAAATACAAGCGTGCATCAGCGTCATAATTAATTTCGCCGACTTCTTCATCCATCATATGGTCAAATAAATAGTTCGTTGTTGATAAAACTTCTTTACGAGACCGGAAATTCTTGGATAAATCGATACGTAAACCAGTTTGATCTCCAACTTTGTCAAAGCGATTATATTTATTCATAAACAACGTAGGATCTGCCTGTCTAAATTTATAAATAGATTGTTTAACATCTCCTACCATAAATAAATTACCGTTCGATTCATCGCCACGTTTAATAGTTGAAATAATTGCTTCTTGAACTTGGTTCGTATCCTGATATTCATCAATTAAAATTTCTTCAAATTGTTGGCGATAATCTTTAGCAACATTTGAAGGGTGACCTTGTTCATCAGTCAATATTTGCAATGCAAAGTGTTCATAATCGGCAAAGTCTAAGACATTACGACTTCGCTTTTTCTCAGCAAAATCATTAATAATATCTTTAACAATTTGAATTAAATAGTGAATACGAGGTCCTAGCTTATTCATATCTGCTTTTAATTCTTCTACAGAACGCATCAAATACTCATTTTTAACTTTACCGAGTATTTTTTTATATTCATCATAAAATTCTTTAGCATCTACTAAAGTTTGAGGGTCAATGCCTTCGTCTTCATTTTCATTTTTAAGCTTTTGAGAAATTTGAGGTAACTTCTCCGAGGTATAGTTAATAATCATCTCACGATTAACTACGCTACCTTCCATCATTTTGGCACATTTCACTTTTTCTAATTTCATTACATCAAGATGCTTTTCTGTTCCAATACTATTAGAAAAGTTATTATCCGCTTCTAATAATGAATCATAAGCAGCTTTAATATAAATTAGAGATAATCTATTAAGTTCTGCAATATAGTCTTGTTGCAATTCTTCATTGTCATATAACTCTGTTAATGAATCTAACCACGCAAAAGGCGATGGATTTGCGATACTGAAATTATAAAATCGTTTTAATATATCTCTAAATTGATCATCATTCCGGTCATTAGACAATTGTTCAACTAACGTAAGAAAGTCTATATCTGGTTCTTCATAATGTTTTTCTAAAACTTCATCAATAGATTGTTCTAATAACAGAACATTTTCAACGTCGTTGATTGTTCTAAAGTTAGGATCTAAATCAATAACGTCATAATGTTGTTGAATAATTTTCAAACAAAAACTGTGTAGTGTTGAAATTTGGGCTTGATGAATCTTAATGCGTTGATTCTTAAGATGTTCGTTATTAGGTTCTTCTATAGATGCTTGTTGAATACGTTGCTCTACTCTATGTTTCATCTCTCTCGCACTTAAATTAGTAAAGGTAACCACGAGCAATTTATCCACGTCTATACCATCTCTAAGAATTTTTTGAATAATACGTTCAACTAATACTGCTGTTTTACCTGAACCGGCAGCTGCTGCTACTAAAATATCTTTCCCGCTAGCA encodes:
- a CDS encoding Cof-type HAD-IIB family hydrolase; this encodes MEPYLICLDLDGTLLNDNKEISSYTKQVLTTLKKQGHRIMIATGRPYRASQIYYHELNMDTPIVNFNGAYVHHPKADDFETTHEVLDVDLSRHMIEALQKANVTNIIAEVRDHVFINNHDPRLFEGFSMGNPKIQTGNLLEELDEAPTSILVEAEEVNIPRIKQMLTRFYAENIEHRRWGAPFPVIEIVKRGISKARGIDHVKDYLNIDPSHIIAFGDEDNDIEMIKYAKYGIAMDNGLDDLKHIANHITHSNNEDGIGRYLNDFFELNIPYKG
- a CDS encoding CoA-disulfide reductase — its product is MTKIIVVGAVAGGATCASQIRRLDEDSDIIIFEKDRDMSFANCGLPYYIGNVITERGDVLPLTPEKFKDKKNITVKTYHEVISIDDKAQIVSVLNHQTGETFEESYDKLILSPGASANRLGFDSDMIFTLRNMEDTDAIDDYIKQYKVKKALVVGAGYISLEVVENLHHRGLNVTLIHRSEKVNKLMDQDMNQPIFDELEANNISYRLNEEIETIEGKTVTFKSGKKEDYDLIIEGVGTHPNTKFLNSSNVELDDKGFIPVNDKFETNISNIYALGDAITSHYRHVDLSAQVPLAWGAHRGASIIAEQLAGHKDITFKGYLGANIVKFFGYTFASVGVTPSELDNFNYRMVELKSGAHAGYYPGNSVLHLRVYFNKENRQLLRAAAIGKKGADKRIDILSMAMMTGVTVDELTEFEVAYAPPYSHPKDLINMIGYKARDIK
- a CDS encoding YisL family protein, whose translation is MLHMHILSWVLTIVLYVIAFLHISKKQGPTPMFKPIQMALRVFMLLTLFSGFWLLIQEFMAASHGEGGNHMLLTLKMLCGLGVVALMEVSIAKRKKGEASHGLFWSTIVLIIITMVLGVILPWGPLTKMFGLG
- a CDS encoding fumarylacetoacetate hydrolase family protein — protein: MKFLSFKYNDAESYGVKVKREDAVWDLKQVFAEFGEGDFHPKTLLEGLQQNQTLDFQEEVRKAVVAAEDSGKADNYKIAFNDVEFLPPVTPPNNVIAFGRNYKDHASELNHEVERLYVFTKAASSLTGDEATIPNHKDITDQLDYEGELGIVIGKAGEKIPKALALDYIYGYTIINDITDRTAQQAQDQAFLSKSLTGGCPMGPYIVTKDELPTPENVNIVTKVNNEIRQDGNTSQMITKIDDLIEEISKYVALHPGDIIATGTPAGVGAGLQPPQFLQPGDEVKVTIDNIGTLTTYIAKDSE
- the addA gene encoding helicase-exonuclease AddAB subunit AddA — protein: MNNIPVKPQDAQWTDAQWESIYASGKDILVAAAAGSGKTAVLVERIIQKILRDGIDVDKLLVVTFTNLSAREMKHRVEQRIQQASIEEPNNEHLKNQRIKIHQAQISTLHSFCLKIIQQHYDVIDLDPNFRTINDVENVLLLEQSIDEVLEKHYEEPDIDFLTLVEQLSNDRNDDQFRDILKRFYNFSIANPSPFAWLDSLTELYDNEELQQDYIAELNRLSLIYIKAAYDSLLEADNNFSNSIGTEKHLDVMKLEKVKCAKMMEGSVVNREMIINYTSEKLPQISQKLKNENEDEGIDPQTLVDAKEFYDEYKKILGKVKNEYLMRSVEELKADMNKLGPRIHYLIQIVKDIINDFAEKKRSRNVLDFADYEHFALQILTDEQGHPSNVAKDYRQQFEEILIDEYQDTNQVQEAIISTIKRGDESNGNLFMVGDVKQSIYKFRQADPTLFMNKYNRFDKVGDQTGLRIDLSKNFRSRKEVLSTTNYLFDHMMDEEVGEINYDADARLYFGATKYSDKSMPLELHALIKSSSADNDLDKAEQEAQYIVKQVEDIIENKLVYDIKTESYRQATFKDIVILERGLSNARNLQQAFKDHGIPFHVKSKEGYFEQTEVRLVLSFLRTIDNPLQDIYLVGLMRSVIYQFTEDELAHIRVVSAHDDYFYQSIMHYLQDDNAQPALKEKLQRFLDDLSRYQDYSQEHPVYQLIDKFYNDHYVIQYFSGLVGGKGRRANLYGLFNKAIEFENSSFRGLYQFIRFIDELIERNKDFGEENVIGPNDNVVRMMTVHSSKGLEFPFVIYSGLSKEFNKGDIRQPLVLNQKFGLGMDYYDLEENIAFPSLSSVVIKSIIEKELISEEMRLIYVALTRAKEQLILIGSVDKEETLAKFERFPITNQRIALHKRLSVAKPFDLIYGILAKHQSTSLVPELQFETSIDNLDDSLYPSVDIKTVYFDDLTFKNEGQKNEHRTVEDIETSGTNDDSLKQQINAQLAFKYPYLKDTKKPSKQSVSELKRQLETEESGTSYERVRQYRIGVATYERPHFLRQNKKRKANEIGTLMHTVMQHLPFKEERLTETELNDYIDSLIEKHIIEADAKQDIQFEEVMKFVRSNLYIKIAQADKVFRELPFVVNQAKVDEMPDEDVSIIQGMIDLIYLKDGQYYFVDYKTDAFNKRRGMTEEEIGQQLREKYKIQMKYYQNTLETILGTKVSGSLYFFQYEEISVDEDE